Proteins co-encoded in one Lineus longissimus chromosome 11, tnLinLong1.2, whole genome shotgun sequence genomic window:
- the LOC135495949 gene encoding NEDD4-binding protein 1-like yields MKMDEFIIDRCKVRTVDQVKPSVERRFGVKVVYNDVVKDEGMEKQWIAVSGEEQEKVTKAKEYLKTVSNAQEKVAMQFPEEMTEIISKASNYQKIEEQSGAVILFYKPGEIDILGTDIAVTLAMSAVEDLVSRYETEPSEISEMGVEDNEDVGVKQSETVSESRLDSQLKLFCEKHDLPYEDYCHTQSSVKRTLLSWLSNDMDNMKEEDVKLCDDVVCDGLDDSVVITGTARTNSDCVVILEPSKKTLVSKTSPSANLFGNENSLRVSSQAAANVSPVGEMTNVFQKAMSNVGRRKPDSPTVHSLRQFALSRGYSSEEVDEVLEENPDVRLSTILSALHHNRIRREEQKPQPMDVELPSASGGNRIQTKSTVRDSSPKPGTSASTSSSAQSFCSAQSSSSNSKLEGHTEVSADSETTTFTGHGNTCNEKEQNRPGSWSVNEDYDDSVFKYFKQLSKHFTEETSDLSREDLLKNNAERQKILKDAYEKAKEESSKGQSQGTGQIEKEGKTDQQLTKQQKRKKKRKRRKKKAVEAVGTATQGAAASAAEKEEDDMDESSEEGEAEEEDEDTRDVVVEEEVQFVAMKGHAKNAGGYSRSPRPQSPQNPKKARQENRTGKRLDVEGPVVSKTAGVMQQAKKFSVNDWTLNNSQQKFDDATASGSGCGNVRPRHPSGNTQSKQKNSNFKTTRQPYSRPQQQPSYEQYRSVPPAAGFGMGGQQSGRRVANRPSPKRGHRLRPIVIDGSNVAVAHGNQNIFSCRGIEIAINYFIKRGHKDVTAFVPRWRQGGQNHQIRPTVDREILNELEKEGRVAFTPSRYINGRKITSYDDRFVVELAAENDGVILSNDNFRDLMHVKPKWTTVIQERLLMFTFAGDHFMVPDDPMGPRGPSLDQLLQKPADPMDYGFNRTDGAPGPAPNFLQMPPQIPFQPMQATNPRLTAAVNPMQQPNGRGQPRLKHAQQPMGQPRQQHPPHKQHPPRQRAPESLAHPPRPQQETENLSSQLLSIFPDKSQMVNQILINHASETDLNKLSAYILDAMI; encoded by the exons ATGAAGATGGATGAATTCATAATTGACAGATGTAAAGTGCGGACTGTGGATCAAGTGAAGCCATCCGTAGAGAGACGATTTGGGGTGAAAGTTGTTTACAACGATGTTGTGAAAGATGAAGGCATGGAGAAACAGTGGATTGCTGTCTCAGGCGAAGAGCAAGAGAAAGTTACGAAGGCAAAG GAGTACTTGAAGACCGTTAGTAATGCGCAAGAGAAGGTTGCCATGCAGTTTCCAGAGGAAATGACGGAAATCATATCAAAAGCAAGCAACTATCAAAAGATTGAGGAACAGTCAGGAGCCGTCATATTGTTCTACAAACCCGGTGAAATTGACATCTTGGGCACAGACATTGCGGTTACTTTAGCCATGTCAGCAGTGGAGGACTTGGTTAGTCGATACGAGACAGAGCCGTCAGAAATAAGTGAAATGGGTGTTGAGGATAACGAGGATGTAGGGGTGAAGCAAAGTGAGACTGTCAGTGAGAGTCGGTTGGACTCGCAACTGAAGTTATTCTGTGAGAAACATGATTTACCATATGAAGATTATTGTCATACACAAAGTTCTGTAAAGCGCACTCTATTGAGCTGGTTGTCAAACGATATGGATAATATGAAGGAAGAAGATGTGAAGTTATGTGATGACGTTGTTTGCGATGGATTAGATGACAGTGTTGTCATTACAGGGACAGCACGAACAAATTCAGACTGTGTAGTGATCCTGGAACCTTCGAAAAAGACCCTGGTTTCGAAGACTAGTCCATCAGCTAATCTGTTCGGTAATGAGAACAGTTTAAGGGTCAGTTCACAAGCAGCAGCAAATGTCTCACCTGTTGGTGAAATGACCAACGTTTTTCAGAAGGCAATGAGCAATGTCGGAAGACGTAAACCTGACAGTCCAACAGTCCACTCTCTGCGGCAGTTTGCATTGAGTCGAGGATACTCAAGCGAGGAAGTCGATGAAGTTTTAGAGGAAAATCCGGATGTCAGACTGAGTACCATTCTTTCTGCCCTCCATCACAATCGCATAAGAAGAGAGGAACAGAAACCACAGCCTATGGATGTTGAGCTGCCATCAGCTTCAGGTGGTAATCGAATTCAAACCAAGAGTACTGTGAGAGACTCTAGTCCTAAACCTGGAACTAGTGCTTCGACCTCAAGTAGTGCACAGTCTTTCTGCAGTGCGCAAAGTTCAAGCTCCAATTCAAAGTTGGAGGGTCACACTGAAGTGTCTGCAGACAGTGAAACAACAACCTTTACAGGGCATGGCAACActtgtaatgaaaaagagcagAATCGGCCAGGATCTTGGTCGGTGAATGAAGACTATGATGATTCAGTGTTTAAATACTTCAAGCAATTATCGAAGCATTTTACTGAGGAGACTTCAGACTTGTCACGAGAAGACTTGTTAAAGAATAATGCGGAGCGCCAAAAGATTTTGAAGGATGCGTACGAGAAAGCCAAGGAAGAGAGCTCGAAGGGCCAAAGCCAAGGCACTGGTCAGATAGAAAAGGAGG GGAAGACTGATCAGCAGTTGACCAAACaacagaagaggaagaagaagaggaagaggaggaagaagaaggcaGTGGAAGCTGTCGGTACGGCAACACAGGGTGCTGCGGCGTCTGCAGCCGAAAAGGAGGAAGACGATATGGATGAAAGCAGTGAAGAAggagaagctgaagaagaagatgaagatacCCGCGACGTGGTCGTTGAGGAAGAAGTCCAGTTTGTTGCGATGAAAGGTCATGCCAAGAATGCTGGGGGATACAGTCGATCACCAAGGCCACAGAGTCCTCAGAATCCGAAGAAAGCTCGCCAGGAAAACAGAACTGGGAAAAGATTAGATGTTGAAGGACCAGTTGTGTCTAAGACAGCAGGTGTTATGCAACAAGCGAAAAAATTCAGTGTGAATGATTGGACTTTGAATAACAGTCAACAGAAATTTGATGACGCTACTGCTAGTGGGTCGGGATGTGGCAATGTTCGTCCCCGTCACCCAAGCGGGAATACGCAATCCAAACAAaagaattcaaatttcaaaaccaCAAGGCAGCCATATTCACGTCCACAGCAGCAACCTAGCTATGAACAGTATAGAAGTGTACCCCCGGCAGCAGGGTTTGGTATGGGTGGACAGCAATCCGGTCGACGGGTGGCTAACCGTCCAAGCCCTAAGCGAGGACATCGTCTGCGACCAATTGTGATagatggcagcaatgtggcagtgGC cCATGGCAATCAGAATATTTTCTCATGTAGAGGAATCGAAATCGCAATTAACTATTTCATAAAACGAGGCCATAAAGATGTGACAGCCTTTGTTCCAAGGTGGCGGCAGGGAGGACAAAACCACCAAATTAGGCCGACAGTTGATCGGGAAATCTTGAACGAATTGGAAAAGGAAGGGAGAGTTGCATTCACTCCTTCAAGATACATCAATGGGAGAAAAATCACATCTTATGATGATAG ATTTGTTGTCGAGTTGGCTGCTGAAAACGATGGTGTCATTCTCTCCAATGACAACTTCCGAGATTTGATGCATGTGAAACCAAAATGGACGACTGTGATACAAGAAAG ATTGCTGATGTTCACCTTTGCTGGAGATCACTTCATGGTCCCTGATGACCCAATGGGACCCCGAGGACCATCACTGGACCAGCTATTACAGAAACCAGCTGACCCCATGGACTATGGCTTTAATCG CACTGATGGTGCTCCTGGACCTGCCCCAAACTTCCTCCAGATGCCTCCACAGATACCTTTCCAGCCAATGCAGGCCACCAACCCTCGCTTGACAGCTGCCGTGAATCCCATGCAGCAGCCAAATGGACGAGGGCAACCTCGGCTGAAACATGCACAGCAGCCAATGGGACAACCTCGCCAGCAGCACCCTCCACACAAGCAACATCCACCACGACAGAGAGCTCCTGAGTCTCTGGCACATCCTCCACGCCCCCAGCAAGAGACGGAAAACCTATCTTCACAACTATTGTCAATATTCCCAGACAAGAGCCAAATGGTGAATCAAATACTAATCAATCACGCATCAGAGACGGACTTGAATAAACTTTCAGCGTACATTCTGGACGCCATGATTTGA